In the Sulfitobacter pacificus genome, one interval contains:
- a CDS encoding helix-turn-helix domain-containing protein yields MAREALTGSRIRERRVMAGMKQAELARLAGISPSYLNLIEHNRRRIGGKLLLNIAAALGVEAQALTDGAEAALIATLREAADAAGLSGDEATRADEFAGRFPGWADVLAGTAKRAAALEQTVEALNDRLAHDPHLAASMHELLSTAAAIRSTAAILAENEALQPEWRNRFHANINEDSRRLSDSAEAIVAYLDADADAADAASSPQEEVELYLAAQEFSFAELEKGTVGEDLIDQMVQAAPQLASQAAKFIAGQVLRQVVEDAAVLKLAELRAAIEEIGMDPLSLANHLHCAMPCLLRRMAALPELGAGLVVCDRSGTVIFRKSVEGFTVPRHGACCPLWPLFSALGQPGSVIRSRVTQLGRADAPFEGYAAAGTMANTGYNSTPLMQAVMLLLPADAPAGEVVAMGSTCRVCPQDQCRARREPSVISAGI; encoded by the coding sequence ATGGCACGTGAAGCACTTACAGGCAGTCGGATCCGCGAACGGCGGGTGATGGCCGGGATGAAGCAGGCGGAACTGGCACGGCTGGCTGGGATCTCGCCCAGTTATCTCAATCTGATCGAGCACAACCGGCGTAGAATCGGTGGCAAGCTGTTGTTGAACATTGCCGCTGCGCTGGGTGTCGAGGCGCAGGCCCTGACCGATGGGGCAGAGGCGGCATTGATCGCGACCCTGCGCGAGGCGGCGGATGCGGCGGGGCTGAGCGGTGATGAGGCCACCCGCGCAGATGAGTTCGCCGGGCGCTTTCCGGGCTGGGCCGATGTGCTGGCTGGCACCGCCAAACGCGCGGCTGCTCTGGAACAGACTGTTGAGGCATTGAACGACCGTCTGGCCCATGATCCGCATCTGGCGGCCTCCATGCACGAACTTTTGTCAACCGCGGCGGCGATCAGATCGACCGCGGCAATCCTTGCTGAGAACGAGGCATTGCAGCCTGAATGGCGCAACCGGTTCCATGCCAACATCAATGAGGACAGCCGCCGCTTGTCTGACAGCGCCGAGGCCATTGTCGCCTATCTGGACGCCGATGCCGATGCTGCTGATGCGGCCAGCTCCCCGCAAGAGGAGGTCGAGCTGTATCTCGCGGCGCAGGAGTTCAGCTTTGCCGAACTTGAAAAAGGCACCGTGGGCGAGGATCTGATTGACCAGATGGTGCAGGCCGCCCCGCAGCTGGCATCGCAGGCTGCGAAATTCATTGCCGGGCAAGTGTTGCGGCAGGTGGTGGAGGATGCTGCCGTGCTCAAGCTGGCGGAACTGCGCGCCGCCATTGAAGAGATCGGAATGGACCCTTTGTCACTGGCCAATCATCTACATTGTGCAATGCCTTGCCTGTTGCGCCGCATGGCCGCCCTGCCAGAGCTTGGCGCGGGGCTGGTGGTCTGTGACCGCTCAGGTACGGTGATTTTCCGCAAATCTGTTGAAGGGTTCACCGTGCCGCGCCATGGGGCCTGTTGCCCGTTGTGGCCGCTGTTTTCGGCGCTTGGTCAGCCCGGCAGTGTGATCCGCAGTCGCGTCACCCAATTGGGCCGCGCGGATGCGCCCTTTGAGGGCTATGCGGCAGCGGGGACCATGGCAAACACCGGTTATAACAGCACCCCTTTGATGCAAGCGGTCATGTTACTGTTGCCAGCTGATGCGCCGGCAGGAGAGGTTGTTGCGATGGGCTCTACCTGCCGGGTTTGCCCGCAGGACCAATGTCGGGCACGGCGGGAGCCCTCGGTGATCAGTGCTGGTATTTAG
- a CDS encoding branched-chain amino acid ABC transporter permease, translated as MDAIILQILNGLDKGSAYALIALGLTLIFGTLGVVNFAHGALFMIGAFCAVTFSKMLSFSHTIIDETQKDFLGNPLKVEVPYIHEIFGQATGDFVIDWAVPLSILFTIPVMLAIGFIMERGLIKHFYKRPHADQILVTFGLAIVLQEVIKYFYGANPIPTPAPAVFAGSFDFGAMLGFDANTIIYPYWRLVYFAFSAVIIGAVFAFLQFTTFGMVVRAGMADRETVGLLGINIDKRFTIMFGIAAAVAGLAGVMYAPINSPNYHMGMDFLVLSFVVVVVGGMGSLPGAVLAGFLLGILESFASMAVVLELIPGINQIIIYLVAIIILLTRPRGLMGRKGVMEE; from the coding sequence ATGGACGCAATTATCCTGCAAATTCTCAACGGTCTGGACAAAGGATCCGCATATGCGCTGATCGCTTTGGGTCTGACGTTGATCTTCGGCACGCTCGGGGTGGTGAACTTCGCCCACGGCGCGCTGTTTATGATCGGTGCCTTCTGTGCCGTAACCTTCAGCAAGATGCTGTCGTTCAGCCACACGATTATCGACGAAACCCAAAAGGACTTCCTTGGCAATCCGCTGAAAGTCGAAGTCCCCTATATTCACGAAATTTTCGGACAGGCGACCGGCGACTTTGTGATTGACTGGGCCGTGCCCCTTTCAATCCTGTTCACCATACCTGTCATGCTCGCCATCGGCTTCATCATGGAGCGCGGGTTGATCAAACACTTCTACAAACGCCCCCATGCTGACCAAATTCTGGTGACCTTTGGTCTGGCAATCGTCTTGCAGGAAGTGATCAAGTATTTCTACGGTGCAAACCCTATTCCGACGCCCGCCCCTGCGGTCTTTGCCGGCTCCTTTGATTTTGGCGCGATGCTGGGGTTTGATGCCAATACAATCATCTATCCCTACTGGCGCTTGGTCTACTTCGCCTTTTCGGCGGTGATCATCGGGGCAGTCTTTGCCTTCCTGCAATTCACCACCTTCGGCATGGTTGTGCGTGCCGGTATGGCGGATCGTGAAACGGTAGGCCTCCTTGGCATCAATATCGACAAACGCTTTACCATCATGTTCGGCATTGCCGCTGCGGTGGCCGGGCTTGCCGGTGTGATGTATGCGCCCATCAACTCGCCCAACTACCATATGGGTATGGATTTTCTGGTGCTCAGCTTTGTGGTTGTGGTTGTCGGCGGCATGGGTTCCCTGCCCGGTGCGGTGCTGGCGGGCTTTCTGCTGGGTATCCTTGAGAGCTTTGCCTCTATGGCGGTGGTGCTGGAGCTGATTCCCGGTATCAACCAGATCATCATCTACCTTGTAGCGATCATCATTTTGCTGACCCGACCACGCGGCCTGATGGGGCGCAAAGGCGTGATGGAGGAATAA
- a CDS encoding substrate-binding protein, with amino-acid sequence MSFSNPTRRGLIKTGAVASAGLALPTYLRADGHAGFTNAPQGSTVTLGFNVPQSGPYADEGADELRAYELAVEHLNGGGDGGLMNTFSSKALQGNGILGKKVEYVTGDTQTKSDAARASAKSMIEKDGAVMVTGGSSSGVAVAVQALCQEAGVIFMAGLTHSNDTTGKDKRANGFRHFFNSYMSGAALAPVLAANYGKDRKAYHLTADYNWGYTTEEAVRSSTEAMGWETVAAVKTPLTQTDFSAYIAPVLQSGADVLVLNHYGGNMVNSLTNAVQFGLRDKLVNDKNFEIVVPLYSRLMAKGAGANVKGIFGSTNWHWSLTDEGSKAFVKSFGTKYGFPPSQAAHTCYVQALLYADAVERAGSFNPCAVVEALEDFEFDGMGNGKTLYRGADHQCFKDVLVVKGKENPTSEFDLLEIVEVTPVEQVTYDPDHPQMAGGSLGSCNPGA; translated from the coding sequence ATGTCATTTTCGAACCCCACACGTCGTGGTCTGATTAAAACAGGTGCTGTCGCAAGTGCCGGTCTGGCGCTGCCAACATATCTGCGCGCCGACGGCCATGCCGGTTTCACCAATGCGCCACAGGGCAGCACGGTCACACTGGGCTTTAACGTCCCACAATCCGGTCCCTATGCGGACGAAGGCGCTGACGAATTGCGCGCCTATGAGCTGGCGGTCGAACACCTGAACGGTGGCGGCGACGGCGGCCTGATGAACACCTTCAGCTCCAAGGCCCTGCAAGGCAACGGCATCTTGGGCAAGAAAGTCGAATATGTCACCGGCGACACGCAGACCAAATCAGACGCCGCGCGGGCCTCTGCCAAGTCGATGATCGAAAAAGACGGTGCCGTTATGGTAACCGGCGGGTCTTCCTCCGGTGTGGCCGTTGCTGTGCAGGCGCTGTGCCAAGAGGCCGGCGTTATCTTCATGGCCGGCCTGACCCACTCCAACGACACCACCGGTAAGGACAAGCGGGCCAATGGCTTCCGCCACTTCTTCAACTCCTACATGTCCGGTGCGGCCCTCGCGCCCGTTCTGGCCGCCAACTACGGTAAAGACCGCAAGGCCTATCACCTGACCGCGGATTACAACTGGGGCTACACAACCGAAGAAGCGGTACGTTCCTCAACTGAAGCCATGGGCTGGGAAACTGTTGCAGCTGTTAAGACACCGCTGACGCAGACCGACTTCTCTGCCTATATCGCGCCTGTTTTGCAGTCTGGTGCCGACGTTCTGGTTCTGAACCACTACGGCGGGAACATGGTGAACTCGCTGACCAACGCGGTGCAGTTCGGTCTGCGTGACAAGCTGGTTAACGACAAGAACTTCGAAATCGTTGTGCCGCTCTACTCTCGCCTGATGGCGAAAGGTGCGGGTGCCAACGTTAAGGGCATCTTCGGCTCCACAAACTGGCACTGGTCGCTGACCGACGAAGGTTCAAAAGCATTTGTTAAATCCTTCGGCACCAAATATGGCTTCCCGCCCTCACAGGCGGCACACACATGCTACGTTCAGGCGCTGCTTTATGCAGATGCGGTTGAGCGTGCAGGTTCCTTCAACCCATGTGCGGTTGTGGAAGCGCTGGAAGACTTCGAGTTCGACGGCATGGGCAACGGCAAGACGCTTTACCGTGGCGCGGATCACCAGTGCTTTAAGGACGTGTTGGTTGTGAAGGGTAAAGAGAACCCGACCTCCGAATTCGACCTTCTGGAAATCGTGGAAGTGACACCTGTCGAGCAGGTGACATATGACCCCGATCATCCACAGATGGCTGGCGGTTCCCTGGGTTCCTGTAACCCCGGCGCGTAA
- a CDS encoding response regulator transcription factor, whose translation MSKHVVLVEDELNIAEAIRFLLSNEGWRVETLANGATAVEVIRKASPDLVMLDVMLPGKSGFEILHDLRADPAMQALPILMLTARGQARDREMAEKAGVSRFMTKPFSNSDMLDAVRELTS comes from the coding sequence ATGAGCAAACATGTTGTGCTGGTCGAGGACGAATTGAACATCGCAGAGGCGATCCGGTTTTTACTGTCCAACGAAGGGTGGCGGGTCGAAACGCTCGCCAATGGGGCGACCGCTGTCGAGGTGATCCGCAAGGCATCACCGGATCTGGTGATGCTGGATGTGATGCTGCCGGGCAAATCGGGGTTTGAAATCCTGCACGATCTGCGGGCCGACCCGGCGATGCAGGCGCTGCCGATCCTGATGCTGACCGCGCGAGGACAGGCCCGAGACCGCGAAATGGCGGAAAAGGCAGGTGTCAGCCGGTTTATGACCAAGCCGTTCTCGAATTCCGACATGCTGGACGCGGTGCGCGAGTTGACTAGCTAA